One Thermodesulfobacteriota bacterium genomic region harbors:
- a CDS encoding cytochrome c3 family protein: MVGATENSDCLECHSDAGLSRAASEGIKHELFVDSNRFKHSVHNINGIGCVDCHSDLATLNFDNEVPHSTSAEPVSCDNCHDAEARAYTNSVHRKASGKGINIPCYACHEYHYTSHLDANSVLERENAFCLKCHNPGKFHDWLPQKETHFAFVECTVCHAPDAPRHINLRFFDLVNNRFLTTPELMTAMGTTPADFLPLVDRNKDQVINAGEFDDMVFLLRQKDVRVTVHGELVIELQPSVHHVNRGVANRECEQCHVPTSPFFEEVRLTLAEPDRTTTHSNVERAVLESYHVSHFYALGGTRIRLLDKIGVGMIAAAAAVVTIHLLARIATIPNRRREHDEL; encoded by the coding sequence ATGGTCGGGGCGACAGAGAACAGCGACTGCCTTGAGTGCCACAGCGACGCGGGACTCAGCCGGGCGGCGTCGGAGGGCATCAAGCACGAGCTCTTTGTCGACAGCAACCGTTTCAAGCACTCGGTGCACAACATCAACGGCATCGGCTGTGTCGACTGCCACAGCGACCTGGCCACCCTCAACTTCGACAACGAGGTTCCCCACTCCACCAGTGCCGAGCCGGTATCGTGCGACAACTGCCACGACGCCGAGGCCCGGGCCTACACCAACAGTGTCCACCGCAAGGCCAGCGGCAAGGGCATCAACATCCCCTGCTACGCCTGCCACGAATACCATTACACCTCCCATCTGGATGCCAACTCGGTACTGGAGCGGGAGAACGCCTTTTGCCTCAAGTGCCACAACCCTGGCAAGTTCCATGACTGGCTGCCCCAGAAGGAAACCCATTTCGCCTTCGTGGAGTGCACGGTCTGCCACGCGCCGGACGCCCCCCGCCACATCAACCTGCGCTTCTTTGATCTGGTCAACAACCGCTTCCTGACCACGCCCGAGCTGATGACCGCCATGGGCACCACTCCGGCGGACTTCTTGCCCCTGGTCGACCGCAACAAGGATCAGGTCATCAATGCCGGCGAATTCGATGACATGGTCTTCTTGCTCCGGCAGAAGGACGTGCGGGTTACCGTCCATGGTGAGCTGGTCATCGAGCTGCAGCCGTCCGTGCACCACGTCAACCGGGGAGTGGCGAACCGCGAATGCGAGCAGTGCCACGTGCCCACGTCGCCCTTCTTCGAGGAGGTGCGCCTGACCCTGGCCGAGCCGGACCGGACGACCACCCACAGCAATGTGGAGCGGGCGGTACTGGAGAGCTATCATGTGAGCCACTTCTACGCCCTGGGCGGCACACGGATCCGGCTACTGGACAAGATCGGGGTCGGCATGATCGCGGCGGCCGCTGCGGTGGTCACGATCCATCTCCTGGCGCGGATTGCGACCATCCCCAACCGCAGGCGCGAGCATGATGAACTGTAA